CCAAGGGCATGCTGGTGAAACTGGGCTGCGAGGTCGTCGTCGCAGCCCACGGCATCGAGGCCCTTGACCAGCTCGAACAGCAGGATTTCGATCTGGTGTTGATGGACTGCAACATGCCGGTCATGGACGGTTATGAAGCCAGCCGGCAGATTCGTCGCAGCGGGCGCTGGCTAAACCTGCCAATTGTCGCGCTGACTGCCAATGCGATGCCCGAGGAACGCGAGCGCTGCCGCGCCGCCGGCATGAGCGATTATCTGTCCAAGCCGTTCCGACGCGAAGAGCTCGCGGCATTGTTGGATCAGTGGGTGCCCACTACGTCAGCGCTTTGATCTGGGCTAACAAATGATCCAGGCTGTCTCGCAGGTCCCCTACGCGATCCAGGTCGATGCCGCTGTCGCAGAGCAGACGGGCCTTGAGCGGGCCGACCTGCTCGCGCAAGGCCTTTCCGCTGTCCGACAGGCTCAAATGAACCTCGCGTTCATCACGGGCTGAACGCTGGCGCTGGACCAACTCCAGTTGCTCCAAACGCTTGAGCAACGGCGTCAGCGTGCCGGAATCAAGCAGTAGACGCTCCCCCAGTGCCTTGACCGTGGGTTGTTCCGGAGCGTTTTCCTGCCATTCCCACAGCACCAGCATCGCCAGATACTGCGGGTAGGTCAGGCCGAGCTGATCCAGCATCGGCTTGTAGCCGCGAATCACCGCCCGCGACGCGGCATACAGCTTGAAGCACAG
This genomic interval from Pseudomonas alvandae contains the following:
- a CDS encoding MarR family winged helix-turn-helix transcriptional regulator; this translates as MNDLSVDSLKLDSQLCFKLYAASRAVIRGYKPMLDQLGLTYPQYLAMLVLWEWQENAPEQPTVKALGERLLLDSGTLTPLLKRLEQLELVQRQRSARDEREVHLSLSDSGKALREQVGPLKARLLCDSGIDLDRVGDLRDSLDHLLAQIKALT